Within the Streptomyces sp. R41 genome, the region GGTCGACGACGCCGGCCGCCTCCAGGGCGCGGGCCAGCTTCGAGACGTAGAGCGCTTCGAGTCCGGTGTGGTCGGCGAGCTGGCGCTGACTGGGCCGCCGCCCGTCCCTGTGCATGCCGTACAGCGACGCCACCAGCGAGTACTGCGCGTGGGTCAGGCCCAGCGGGGCGACCGCCCGGTCGACGGCCACGCGCCATTTCATCGACAGACGCCACACGAGGAAACCCGGCGTCGCGTTCTCGGATACCGATCTCACCGAACTCATGCGAGAAACCGTACATGGCTACTATATCCATGGCTACTATCTCGGAGGCCGGTCCGCCCAACGGAGTACGCACCTGGGACCGAGGTCGTAGGACCGCGCCGGTTCTGAGTGGAGTGCCCCTCAATGGGCGGGTCGATGGCCTGACGTAGCGTCCCCGACGGGGTTAGGTTGGGCGCCAT harbors:
- a CDS encoding MarR family winged helix-turn-helix transcriptional regulator yields the protein MSSVRSVSENATPGFLVWRLSMKWRVAVDRAVAPLGLTHAQYSLVASLYGMHRDGRRPSQRQLADHTGLEALYVSKLARALEAAGVVDRTRDPADPRAVQLSLTAEGRETARRAIRVVQGLLDQLLEPLGGLDGERTKAFSHELATLLDVPLDPPSEKTHSTREHSEKEQS